The following proteins are co-located in the Nitrospirota bacterium genome:
- a CDS encoding DUF4416 family protein, with amino-acid sequence MGKLSAPESAMLFAGTLYADAAAYQHAKEILQDSFGSTFFETPPTPWEYSSYYRDELGFPVIRQFIFFNGIIDPGILAGVKIRTNAIEAMLSSEGKRKINIDPGYLTLSKVVLASTKNYVHRIYLGKGIYAEVTLIFRDNAFRPHLFTYRDYQDRAYTDMFRAMRTRLKTLLDTHP; translated from the coding sequence ATGGGGAAACTCAGCGCTCCGGAATCAGCAATGCTCTTTGCCGGAACACTGTATGCCGACGCCGCTGCATACCAGCACGCAAAGGAAATTCTTCAAGACAGTTTCGGCAGCACTTTTTTCGAAACTCCCCCCACACCATGGGAGTATTCATCCTATTACCGGGATGAACTCGGATTTCCCGTTATACGACAGTTTATCTTTTTCAACGGGATAATAGATCCGGGCATCCTCGCCGGGGTTAAAATCAGAACCAATGCAATTGAAGCAATGCTTTCCTCTGAAGGGAAAAGGAAAATAAACATTGATCCGGGATACCTGACCCTCTCGAAAGTCGTCCTCGCTTCCACCAAGAACTATGTCCACCGGATCTATCTGGGAAAAGGGATATATGCAGAGGTTACGCTGATTTTCAGGGATAATGCGTTCCGTCCCCATCTTTTCACATACCGTGACTATCAGGACAGGGCATATACGGATATGTTTCGTGCGATGAGGACACGACTGAAAACACTCCTCGATACGCATCCGTAA
- a CDS encoding TlpA disulfide reductase family protein: protein MKYKTLILLILLIAGLIIGFISIKPSHVTKIITIGSAVPDFELVDAEDNRIRLHDMKGSVVLINFWATWCASCIEELPSIERLYRYLSAESRFRVVTILYRDDGSRALNFMKQNGLTFPVYVNPDNSAAKYFGITGVPETFLIDKKGVLRHKVIGPAEWDAPYAIEKIQAILNEP, encoded by the coding sequence AATACAAGACCCTTATTCTCCTGATACTGCTGATCGCAGGTCTGATAATCGGGTTCATTTCAATAAAGCCCTCCCACGTCACAAAGATAATCACCATCGGAAGCGCTGTTCCCGATTTCGAACTTGTGGACGCAGAGGATAACAGAATCCGTTTGCATGATATGAAAGGGTCCGTCGTGCTGATCAATTTCTGGGCTACGTGGTGTGCCTCATGTATCGAGGAACTTCCGTCTATTGAGAGGCTTTACCGTTATCTTTCTGCAGAGTCACGTTTCAGGGTAGTGACTATTCTTTACCGCGACGATGGCAGCAGAGCCCTGAATTTTATGAAACAGAACGGCCTCACATTCCCTGTCTACGTGAATCCCGACAATTCTGCCGCGAAATATTTCGGCATCACAGGAGTTCCTGAGACATTCCTGATAGATAAGAAGGGGGTTCTGCGGCATAAGGTGATAGGGCCTGCTGAATGGGATGCTCCATACGCGATCGAAAAAATCCAGGCCATTCTTAACGAACCATAA
- a CDS encoding response regulator transcription factor, translating to MIRILIADDHAIVRRGLKEIISETPDMLVAAEAESGYAAIQKVEENNYDVILLDISMPGKNGLDILKQIKRKNPKLPILMLSVHPEEQYAVRSFRAGASGYLTKGSAPDELIAAIRKISKGGKFVNASLAERLVYELEPYNDKPRHQMLSDREYQVMCMFASGKTLKEIAEELALSIQTISTYKTRILDKMGMHSIAEVIRYAVQYGLVE from the coding sequence ATGATCAGGATACTTATCGCTGATGATCATGCAATTGTGCGGAGAGGGTTGAAGGAGATAATCTCGGAAACACCGGATATGCTTGTTGCTGCCGAGGCGGAAAGCGGTTATGCAGCCATACAGAAGGTGGAGGAGAATAATTATGATGTGATACTTCTGGATATCTCGATGCCCGGAAAGAACGGACTTGATATCCTCAAACAGATCAAAAGAAAGAACCCTAAACTTCCCATTCTCATGCTGAGTGTGCATCCTGAGGAGCAATATGCGGTCAGGTCTTTCAGGGCAGGCGCATCCGGATATCTCACCAAAGGGAGTGCTCCGGACGAACTGATTGCAGCGATAAGAAAGATTTCGAAGGGTGGCAAATTTGTAAATGCCTCACTCGCCGAAAGGCTGGTCTATGAACTGGAACCTTATAATGACAAGCCACGTCATCAGATGCTTTCTGACCGGGAATACCAGGTCATGTGCATGTTTGCTTCAGGAAAAACACTGAAGGAAATCGCAGAAGAGCTTGCCCTGAGTATCCAGACAATCAGCACCTACAAAACCCGTATACTCGACAAAATGGGAATGCATTCCATCGCTGAAGTCATCCGTTATGCGGTGCAATATGGACTGGTTGAATAA
- a CDS encoding HD domain-containing phosphohydrolase, with the protein MVKYNLGNIMVFGSNADFLKSLCEILAKSGYQADSFSMWEDVLEALKTHDYDLFLIDVVMPDMDGIALLRAAMSGKPEVASIIITDQSMMQASIKAMGINVFEYIVKPFSAEELLTKLSKAIEFGHLRKKEEIYRSIFDNAVEGIYLMAPEGHYITSNRAFAQILGFDSPDELLKSLNGKEYKFYVKADQRPKVLSLAKKIEAVSGFESQAFRKDGSRVWISENIRAVRDLNDHFLYFRGTVEDITRQRHAMESLCENERNLRQWAEKAEKNEGIFLEIIDDICDSYKRLEKLFMGFVTAVVNACDERRPWNKGHSQRVTTYSLKIAKEMGLGNDDMEKLRLAALLHDIGQIQYDQLIDKPEKLTEKEFEVIRRHPLLGVSVLEKVKQLKDIIPIIRHDHERVDGQGYPDGLKGEEIPFCSRILHVADSFDSMTANRPYRPAPGKEYAYQELKRCNNTQFDPVITEAALKVL; encoded by the coding sequence ATGGTAAAGTATAACCTTGGAAACATAATGGTCTTCGGCAGCAATGCCGATTTCCTGAAATCTCTTTGCGAGATTCTGGCGAAGTCCGGATATCAGGCGGACAGCTTTTCGATGTGGGAAGATGTCCTTGAGGCACTCAAGACACATGATTACGACCTGTTTCTTATTGACGTCGTTATGCCTGACATGGACGGCATCGCCCTTCTCAGGGCAGCTATGTCGGGCAAGCCAGAAGTAGCAAGCATTATCATTACAGACCAAAGTATGATGCAGGCCTCGATTAAGGCCATGGGAATAAATGTGTTTGAATATATAGTGAAGCCGTTCAGTGCTGAGGAACTCCTCACGAAGTTGTCGAAGGCGATAGAATTCGGGCATTTGCGGAAGAAAGAAGAAATCTACCGGTCGATATTCGACAATGCAGTTGAGGGCATTTATCTTATGGCTCCTGAAGGACATTACATTACCTCAAACCGTGCTTTTGCGCAGATACTGGGATTCGATTCTCCTGATGAGCTCCTGAAAAGCCTGAACGGGAAAGAATATAAATTCTACGTGAAGGCTGACCAGCGTCCGAAGGTTTTGTCACTGGCAAAAAAGATCGAAGCAGTTTCGGGTTTTGAGTCGCAGGCATTTCGCAAGGACGGAAGCAGGGTATGGATATCGGAAAACATCCGTGCAGTCAGGGATCTCAATGATCATTTCCTGTATTTCAGAGGAACCGTCGAAGACATAACACGACAGAGGCATGCAATGGAGTCCTTATGTGAGAATGAGCGAAATCTCCGTCAGTGGGCAGAAAAAGCTGAAAAAAATGAAGGGATTTTTCTTGAAATCATCGATGATATCTGCGACTCATACAAAAGGCTTGAAAAACTTTTTATGGGATTTGTGACCGCAGTAGTAAATGCATGCGACGAACGGAGACCATGGAACAAGGGACATTCTCAGCGGGTGACTACATATTCCCTGAAAATTGCAAAAGAGATGGGTCTCGGAAACGATGACATGGAAAAACTGCGCTTGGCCGCGCTTCTGCACGATATCGGGCAGATTCAGTATGACCAGCTCATTGACAAACCGGAGAAACTGACAGAAAAAGAGTTCGAAGTGATCAGGAGGCATCCTCTTCTCGGAGTTTCCGTGCTCGAAAAAGTGAAACAGCTCAAAGACATCATACCCATTATCAGACACGACCACGAAAGGGTTGACGGACAAGGGTATCCTGATGGGCTCAAAGGCGAGGAAATTCCGTTTTGCTCACGAATACTTCATGTTGCAGATTCTTTTGATTCCATGACAGCAAACAGACCCTACCGCCCGGCTCCGGGCAAGGAGTACGCATACCAGGAGCTGAAAAGGTGCAACAATACACAGTTTGATCCCGTGATAACAGAAGCGGCACTGAAGGTGCTCTGA
- the proB gene encoding glutamate 5-kinase: protein MKRIVVKIGSNILASGVEGIDTKRILSIARDVSELQDAGYEVVIVSSGAIAAGMKKLGLKGKPKDIKLKQAAAAVGQSSLMWAYERSFWEFRKKVAQVLLTQDDFSDRKRYINSKNTLLTLLSYRVVPIINENDTVATDEIKFGDNDHLASLVSGLVDAEKLIILSDVEGLYTEDPRQSPGARLIRNVEKITPELEQRAGGAGSVIGTGGMYSKLLAAKRAVNNGITVHIISGRKDGLLKSLSRGERPGTEFIPRKEKLSSRKGWIAYSSRAKGGIMIDEGAVLAILKGGKSLLPSGILSVEGTFDTGDAVFCLDTKGNRVAKGLINYSSTEILRIKGRKTSEIEKILGYKYSDEAIHRDNLVVL, encoded by the coding sequence ATGAAGAGAATTGTCGTGAAGATAGGCAGTAACATACTTGCCTCAGGCGTAGAGGGTATTGACACAAAGAGAATCCTGTCAATAGCAAGGGATGTATCTGAGCTCCAGGATGCCGGGTATGAGGTGGTGATTGTCTCGTCAGGGGCCATTGCCGCCGGAATGAAGAAACTCGGACTGAAGGGAAAGCCAAAGGATATAAAACTGAAACAGGCGGCTGCCGCAGTCGGGCAGAGCAGTCTCATGTGGGCATATGAAAGGAGCTTCTGGGAGTTCAGGAAAAAAGTTGCACAGGTGCTCCTTACACAGGATGATTTTTCTGACAGGAAGCGATACATCAACTCGAAAAACACGCTTCTGACGCTGCTTTCCTACAGAGTCGTTCCAATTATCAATGAAAATGATACCGTTGCGACTGATGAAATAAAGTTCGGGGACAACGACCATCTTGCCTCTCTGGTTTCAGGCCTGGTGGATGCTGAGAAACTCATAATCCTTTCGGATGTGGAAGGGCTCTATACTGAAGATCCCAGACAGAGTCCCGGGGCAAGGCTGATACGGAATGTTGAGAAGATAACGCCGGAACTCGAACAAAGAGCCGGAGGCGCAGGAAGTGTGATAGGCACGGGGGGGATGTATTCGAAGCTGCTTGCAGCAAAACGCGCAGTGAATAACGGCATTACGGTGCATATCATCAGCGGCAGAAAGGACGGACTGCTGAAATCACTCAGCAGGGGCGAACGTCCGGGCACCGAATTTATCCCGAGGAAGGAGAAATTGTCCTCAAGAAAGGGCTGGATAGCATACAGCAGCAGGGCAAAAGGAGGTATCATGATCGATGAGGGTGCCGTGCTGGCAATTCTGAAAGGCGGCAAGAGCCTTCTGCCATCAGGCATTCTTTCTGTTGAGGGGACGTTCGATACCGGAGATGCGGTCTTTTGCCTGGACACAAAAGGGAACCGTGTTGCAAAAGGGCTTATCAATTATTCTTCCACGGAAATTCTCAGGATAAAGGGTAGGAAGACATCAGAAATAGAAAAAATTCTCGGGTACAAATATTCTGACGAAGCGATACACCGGGATAATCTGGTTGTACTGTGA